In Polynucleobacter sp. es-EL-1, the following are encoded in one genomic region:
- a CDS encoding type B 50S ribosomal protein L31 gives MKPGIHPEYREIVFVDVSNNFSFKTRSTMSTKETIKWEDGNEYPLAKIETSSESHPFYTGTQKIMDTAGRVEKFRQKFGSKAVAKATGDGAAKTAEKKAAAAEAKAAEKPAKKKA, from the coding sequence ATGAAACCTGGCATTCACCCCGAATATCGTGAAATCGTCTTTGTAGACGTTTCAAACAACTTCAGCTTCAAGACTCGCTCCACGATGTCTACTAAAGAGACTATCAAGTGGGAAGATGGCAATGAATATCCATTGGCCAAGATCGAGACTTCATCTGAGTCACACCCTTTCTACACTGGTACCCAGAAGATTATGGATACTGCTGGCCGTGTTGAGAAATTCCGTCAGAAATTCGGTAGCAAAGCAGTCGCTAAAGCTACTGGTGATGGCGCTGCAAAAACTGCTGAGAAAAAAGCAGCTGCTGCAGAAGCTAAAGCTGCTGAAAAGCCAGCCAAGAAAAAGGCTTAA
- a CDS encoding glycosyltransferase family 39 protein — protein MVKLTAAATTSIPRIIIFALTIIYGLAGLFARDPWKNEDAIGFGGMWTLYQGNALDWIVPHLAGRDASLGAPFPFWLGASLIDLFGPFIGDTNAARLYSAICFFSAALAIWYATYLLGRRQEVQPMALAVGGQPGRKNYGMTLADGALLIFLACVGLAQRAHETTPMMAQLMGISIVLYGTVRGLDKPWQGGLWTGLGIAIVALSSNLTLSLIIVSSTVIAVIASNAKLRFRWTLTSTILGFIGFAIWPVLWYWGDLSPEWRHIAQEGWRNVPQMRSNPSIASLGFLSVNFWAYAWPVWPLAIISLAHWGRTKESGAWRAPHLCIPLSLFVGCLIYVLFRLEANEHDLMIMIPSLSIIAAFSLPILKRGLISFIDWFAMFSFTIIALAIWIIWLAKVTGFPESTAENLSRLLPGFQTQFSLMAFGIALLITGVWLAIVRWRTSRAPKEIWRCLIISASGTTLMWVLLMTLWLPTINYAKTYRDVADRLVQIVANTPGCIDTSNLGPAQLASFSYFTKLTLRDDPSCNLMLTHSSQEAKAYASLNKKKIELLWEDRRTFDRDERLRLYQITPAGKE, from the coding sequence ATGGTCAAACTCACCGCCGCCGCCACCACCTCTATTCCACGCATTATTATTTTTGCGTTAACCATCATTTATGGTTTAGCGGGCCTATTTGCGCGCGATCCCTGGAAAAATGAAGATGCTATTGGCTTTGGCGGAATGTGGACTCTATACCAAGGCAATGCGCTCGATTGGATTGTTCCGCATCTTGCAGGGCGAGACGCTTCATTGGGTGCACCCTTTCCGTTCTGGCTAGGCGCAAGCTTAATAGACTTATTTGGACCCTTCATTGGCGATACCAATGCAGCGCGTCTCTACTCTGCCATCTGCTTCTTTTCTGCAGCGCTAGCAATTTGGTACGCAACGTATTTATTAGGCCGTCGCCAAGAAGTCCAACCCATGGCATTAGCAGTTGGCGGGCAACCAGGTCGCAAGAACTATGGCATGACCCTGGCCGATGGTGCTCTCTTAATCTTTTTAGCCTGTGTTGGCCTTGCGCAGCGTGCTCATGAAACGACGCCAATGATGGCCCAACTCATGGGCATCAGCATTGTGCTCTATGGGACAGTACGCGGACTAGATAAGCCTTGGCAAGGCGGTTTATGGACAGGCTTAGGAATTGCGATTGTTGCGCTGTCCAGTAATCTAACGCTCAGTCTCATCATCGTCAGCTCAACTGTTATTGCCGTTATTGCAAGTAATGCCAAATTACGCTTTCGCTGGACCTTAACAAGCACCATATTGGGATTCATTGGCTTTGCCATTTGGCCAGTGCTTTGGTATTGGGGTGACCTTTCCCCAGAATGGCGTCATATTGCTCAAGAGGGCTGGCGCAATGTACCGCAAATGCGAAGCAACCCCTCAATCGCTTCTTTGGGATTTCTCAGCGTTAACTTTTGGGCCTATGCCTGGCCTGTTTGGCCTCTAGCCATCATATCTCTTGCACACTGGGGACGAACAAAAGAGTCTGGCGCCTGGCGTGCGCCCCACCTTTGCATTCCACTGAGCCTATTTGTAGGTTGCCTCATTTATGTTTTATTCAGACTAGAGGCAAATGAGCATGACTTAATGATCATGATTCCTAGCCTTTCTATCATCGCTGCATTTAGTTTACCCATTCTCAAGCGTGGCCTGATTAGCTTTATCGATTGGTTTGCGATGTTTAGTTTTACGATCATCGCCTTAGCAATCTGGATTATCTGGCTTGCTAAAGTTACCGGCTTTCCTGAATCTACTGCAGAAAACTTATCCCGTCTCTTACCTGGATTTCAGACGCAGTTTAGTCTCATGGCTTTTGGTATTGCGCTTCTGATTACGGGCGTTTGGCTAGCTATTGTGCGCTGGAGAACCTCACGCGCACCAAAAGAAATCTGGCGCTGTCTCATCATCTCCGCATCTGGCACCACTTTAATGTGGGTCTTGCTCATGACGCTGTGGTTACCAACGATTAATTACGCCAAGACCTATCGCGATGTTGCTGATCGCCTAGTACAAATAGTTGCCAATACACCAGGATGCATTGATACGAGTAACTTAGGCCCTGCCCAGTTGGCTTCCTTTAGCTATTTCACGAAACTGACCTTGCGAGATGACCCCAGTTGTAATTTAATGCTGACCCACAGCTCGCAAGAAGCGAAAGCGTATGCAAGTCTGAACAAAAAGAAAATTGAATTACTTTGGGAAGATCGCCGCACGTTTGACCGCGATGAGCGCCTACGCCTCTATCAAATTACCCCTGCCGGTAAAGAATAA
- the lpoB gene encoding penicillin-binding protein activator LpoB: protein MNMKTKALGLPAILLTSVFLIACSGPQVRYGDAKAVETVNVNYGSTDLQMIAEAMTRSLLQSKAISGSKDAPIVTLADVKNKTSEYIDTRVITDKIRTQLLKSGQVRFAVSITEMQNQTDELKRQNQSGLYKESTIAKTGNMQGAQYRIEGSIASIVKNTKDVKDVYYVFNLNLINNKTGLLEWADEKEIRKTQTR, encoded by the coding sequence ATGAATATGAAAACAAAAGCTCTTGGTCTTCCTGCAATATTGCTAACGAGCGTATTTCTCATAGCTTGTTCAGGACCTCAGGTCCGCTATGGGGATGCAAAAGCAGTAGAAACCGTGAATGTAAATTATGGTTCTACAGACTTACAGATGATTGCTGAGGCTATGACAAGATCTCTGCTTCAATCTAAAGCAATTTCTGGAAGTAAAGATGCGCCTATCGTTACTCTGGCGGATGTTAAAAATAAGACCTCAGAATACATCGATACTAGAGTAATTACGGATAAGATTCGAACACAGTTATTAAAGAGTGGGCAGGTGCGTTTCGCTGTCAGTATTACTGAGATGCAAAATCAGACAGATGAGTTAAAGCGCCAGAATCAGTCAGGTCTCTATAAAGAAAGCACGATAGCTAAAACGGGAAATATGCAGGGCGCCCAGTATCGTATCGAGGGTTCAATTGCCTCTATCGTTAAAAATACTAAAGACGTAAAAGATGTTTATTACGTTTTTAATCTCAACTTGATTAACAACAAAACAGGATTGCTCGAATGGGCGGATGAGAAAGAAATTCGTAAAACTCAGACACGTTAA
- the rho gene encoding transcription termination factor Rho: MQLSELKVLHVSALLEMAASLEIENTQRMRKQELMFAILKKRAKEGESVFGDGTLEVLPDGFGFLRSPDASYMASPDDIYISPAQIRRFNLHTGDSVEGEVRTPKDGERYFALVKVDKINGLPPEALKNRIMFENLTPLHPNRVVQLERDIKAEENLTGRIIDMISPIGYGQRGLLVASPKSGKTVMMQHIAHAIAANNPEAILIVLLVDERPEEVTEMQRSVRGEVVASTFDEPAVRHVQVAEMVIEKAKRLVEMKKDVIILLDSITRLARAYNTVVPSSGKVLSGGVDANALQRPKRFFGAARNVEEGGSLTIIATALIETGSRMDDLIYEEFKGTGNMEVHLERRLAERRVYPAINLNKSGTRREELLVKAENLQKIWVLRKLLADMDDIEAMNFIVDKLKSTKNNGEFFDLMRKGG; the protein is encoded by the coding sequence ATGCAATTATCTGAACTCAAAGTCCTCCACGTATCCGCATTGCTTGAAATGGCAGCTAGCTTGGAGATTGAAAATACCCAACGTATGCGCAAACAGGAATTAATGTTTGCCATTCTGAAAAAACGTGCCAAAGAAGGTGAATCGGTTTTCGGCGACGGCACTTTGGAAGTGCTACCAGATGGTTTTGGATTCTTGCGCTCTCCTGATGCGTCTTATATGGCCTCACCAGATGACATCTACATCTCTCCAGCGCAGATTCGTCGCTTTAATTTGCACACCGGTGATAGCGTTGAAGGTGAAGTGCGTACCCCTAAAGACGGTGAGCGTTACTTTGCCCTAGTGAAGGTAGACAAGATTAATGGTTTGCCTCCAGAGGCCCTCAAGAACCGCATCATGTTTGAGAACTTAACACCGCTCCACCCTAATCGGGTAGTGCAGCTCGAGCGCGACATCAAAGCGGAAGAAAATTTAACGGGTCGTATCATCGATATGATCTCCCCGATTGGCTATGGTCAACGTGGCTTGCTCGTGGCATCACCAAAATCGGGTAAGACAGTAATGATGCAGCACATTGCCCATGCAATTGCAGCCAATAACCCTGAAGCAATTTTGATTGTGCTGCTCGTTGATGAGCGCCCAGAAGAAGTAACTGAAATGCAGCGCTCCGTTCGTGGTGAAGTTGTGGCTTCCACTTTTGATGAGCCTGCTGTGCGTCACGTTCAAGTGGCCGAGATGGTGATTGAAAAAGCCAAGCGCTTGGTTGAGATGAAAAAAGACGTCATCATCTTGCTTGACTCCATTACTCGCTTAGCTCGCGCTTACAACACGGTAGTACCATCATCAGGCAAAGTACTCTCTGGTGGTGTGGATGCCAATGCATTGCAACGTCCAAAACGATTCTTTGGTGCAGCGCGTAACGTTGAAGAAGGTGGCTCATTAACCATCATCGCTACTGCCTTGATTGAAACAGGTAGCCGTATGGACGATTTGATCTACGAAGAGTTCAAAGGTACCGGCAATATGGAAGTCCATTTAGAGCGTCGCTTGGCTGAGCGTCGTGTCTACCCTGCGATTAACCTCAATAAGTCTGGCACCCGCCGTGAAGAATTGTTGGTTAAAGCTGAAAATCTCCAGAAAATTTGGGTTTTACGCAAATTATTGGCCGATATGGACGATATTGAGGCGATGAACTTTATCGTTGATAAGCTCAAATCCACCAAAAATAATGGTGAATTCTTCGATTTAATGCGCAAAGGCGGCTAA
- the trxA gene encoding thioredoxin TrxA produces the protein MSAGIKYVTDASFEQDVLKSDKPVLLDFWAEWCGPCKMIGPILEELAGEYGDKIQIAKMNVDENQGVPAQFNIRGIPTLILFKNGTVAAQKVGALAKSQLTAFIDSHL, from the coding sequence ATGAGTGCCGGCATTAAATATGTAACTGACGCTTCATTCGAGCAAGATGTTCTCAAGTCCGATAAACCTGTATTGCTCGACTTCTGGGCTGAGTGGTGCGGTCCTTGCAAGATGATCGGCCCTATCCTGGAAGAACTCGCTGGCGAGTATGGCGACAAGATCCAAATTGCGAAGATGAACGTGGACGAGAACCAAGGGGTTCCTGCTCAGTTCAATATTCGGGGCATTCCAACTCTGATCCTCTTTAAGAACGGCACTGTAGCTGCTCAAAAAGTAGGCGCTTTGGCTAAATCTCAGTTGACCGCATTTATTGATAGTCATCTGTAA
- a CDS encoding MATE family efflux transporter has protein sequence MLHFKLSRLREDIPSLLKLAGPLLIGQLAVITFGVLDTAMTARYSADDLAALAMASAIFISIYVGLTGVISALAPIAGQLFGAKRHNEIGEEVRQATWLALGLTVLGCLILLNADYLLQISQVTPDIEGKARLYLGILAIGLPASMAMRVLMALHNAVSRPAVITVVQLIGLGLKLPLNLLFIYGGLGIEGMGGPGCAVATVIINWFWLIITLGFVLFDRFYRPFQIFARFSWPDCHRIWTLLKLGTPIGFSYLIEVTSFTFMSLFIARLGTTALAGHQIVANMGTVIYMVPLSLSIATMTLVSQSIGANKQERAEEIGWSSVFFTTMLCIVIGITVWIFRIQLLDLYDPPQEVKNFAIPLFLFIAFYQVFDALQITAAFILRAYRIAFWPMVIYAGSLWGVGLGGGYLMGFNVLGNTPEFLQGANGFWAGNSLSLGLAACFLLYLFRRTAERYEKTHPPVLV, from the coding sequence GTGCTGCACTTTAAGCTATCGCGGCTGCGCGAGGATATCCCCTCTCTTCTGAAATTAGCAGGACCTCTTCTCATTGGTCAGCTTGCCGTAATTACTTTTGGTGTTTTAGATACCGCCATGACAGCGCGTTACTCTGCTGATGACTTGGCGGCATTGGCAATGGCCTCTGCAATCTTTATCAGTATCTATGTTGGCCTTACCGGGGTTATCTCTGCACTCGCTCCAATTGCCGGCCAACTCTTTGGCGCCAAGCGCCATAATGAAATTGGCGAAGAGGTGCGCCAAGCTACTTGGTTAGCATTGGGCCTAACGGTGTTGGGCTGCCTCATTTTGCTCAATGCCGACTATCTACTACAAATTTCTCAAGTGACTCCTGATATCGAGGGTAAAGCACGCCTTTATCTTGGCATTCTGGCAATTGGTTTGCCAGCGAGCATGGCAATGCGGGTCTTAATGGCGCTCCATAATGCCGTCTCAAGACCAGCAGTCATTACTGTTGTGCAATTAATTGGTCTAGGACTAAAGCTGCCGCTCAATCTCCTGTTTATTTATGGTGGGTTGGGCATTGAAGGCATGGGTGGTCCGGGATGCGCAGTTGCGACAGTGATCATCAATTGGTTTTGGCTCATCATTACGCTCGGCTTTGTATTATTTGACCGCTTTTACCGTCCTTTTCAGATTTTTGCGCGCTTTAGCTGGCCAGATTGTCATCGCATTTGGACATTATTAAAACTTGGTACGCCCATTGGATTTAGCTATCTCATTGAAGTCACATCGTTCACCTTCATGTCCTTGTTTATTGCGCGCCTCGGAACCACAGCACTAGCAGGACATCAAATTGTGGCCAATATGGGTACCGTGATTTACATGGTGCCCTTATCCCTATCGATTGCTACCATGACATTAGTCTCTCAATCCATTGGTGCTAATAAGCAAGAACGTGCTGAAGAGATTGGCTGGTCATCCGTATTCTTCACGACAATGTTGTGCATCGTCATTGGAATTACGGTCTGGATTTTTAGAATTCAGTTACTTGATCTTTATGACCCGCCTCAAGAGGTCAAAAATTTTGCCATTCCCTTATTTTTATTCATCGCGTTTTATCAAGTATTTGATGCCTTGCAAATCACGGCGGCATTTATTCTGCGCGCCTATCGAATTGCCTTTTGGCCTATGGTGATTTACGCAGGATCGTTGTGGGGTGTTGGCCTAGGCGGCGGCTATCTGATGGGCTTTAACGTCTTAGGCAATACACCAGAATTTTTGCAAGGGGCCAATGGCTTTTGGGCAGGCAATAGCTTAAGTCTTGGCTTGGCTGCGTGCTTTTTACTCTACCTCTTTAGAAGAACGGCAGAGCGCTATGAAAAGACGCATCCACCGGTCCTTGTATAA
- a CDS encoding YcfL family protein has protein sequence MKKYLIAVFVILTLAACSSTPSMKEMTIRMGNTDSIEVTDMRSLMRNGVLTAQVTILNESKSNLVAYRFKWLGKNGMTITDEESWKPVTVGKGQSTVIMGIAPTPDATDFRFELNQYQ, from the coding sequence ATGAAAAAATATCTGATTGCCGTTTTCGTAATTTTGACCTTGGCAGCCTGTAGCAGCACCCCATCAATGAAGGAGATGACTATTCGGATGGGGAATACCGATAGTATTGAAGTTACGGATATGCGTAGTTTGATGCGAAATGGCGTTTTAACAGCTCAAGTCACCATTCTCAATGAAAGCAAGTCTAATTTAGTGGCATATCGTTTTAAGTGGTTGGGGAAAAACGGTATGACTATTACCGATGAAGAGTCATGGAAACCCGTTACAGTTGGCAAAGGGCAGTCGACCGTTATTATGGGAATTGCGCCAACGCCAGATGCCACAGATTTTCGCTTTGAGTTAAATCAATATCAATAA
- a CDS encoding tripartite tricarboxylate transporter substrate binding protein has product MTAAHAQTQASEKQNISWPKQAIRIVVTFTPGGAPDILARVLAESWQQTLGVPILVDNRPGYGGNIGADLVAKSEPDGYTLLIGTVGIHTINGALYEKMSFHPIQDFTPISFLASTPNVLVVNKSLGVNNLRELIELAKAKPNELTFGSSGVGTSLHMSGELLKEMTGVQIRHIPYKGRAQSLPDLISGRISMLFDNLSSSLPLIKAGDIQALGVTTLKRSPVAPEIPTMAEQGLPGFEATSWFSLMAPANLPAAVQMRLNALTRETLNTPEVRKKLLTSGLDPAPGSPQELSKLMQVESNKWGRVVYKSGAKLEQ; this is encoded by the coding sequence ATGACTGCAGCGCATGCCCAAACTCAAGCTTCAGAAAAGCAGAATATCTCGTGGCCCAAGCAGGCCATTCGAATTGTGGTGACTTTTACGCCTGGTGGAGCGCCCGATATTTTGGCGCGCGTGTTGGCTGAGAGTTGGCAGCAAACTTTAGGTGTGCCCATTTTGGTTGATAACCGGCCAGGATATGGCGGCAATATTGGCGCAGATCTTGTTGCTAAAAGCGAGCCAGATGGCTATACCTTATTGATAGGTACGGTTGGCATTCATACGATCAATGGTGCCTTGTATGAAAAAATGTCCTTTCATCCGATTCAGGATTTCACGCCCATTAGCTTTCTAGCGAGTACTCCCAACGTATTGGTTGTAAATAAAAGTTTGGGCGTCAACAATTTGCGTGAACTGATTGAGTTGGCTAAAGCAAAACCTAATGAGCTCACCTTTGGATCTTCTGGGGTTGGCACTTCCTTGCACATGTCGGGTGAGTTGTTAAAAGAAATGACTGGCGTACAAATCCGGCATATTCCTTATAAGGGAAGGGCGCAATCCTTGCCTGATTTAATTAGTGGCCGCATATCCATGTTATTTGATAATCTTTCTTCGTCCTTGCCATTGATTAAGGCGGGCGACATTCAGGCGCTAGGTGTCACGACCCTAAAGCGATCTCCAGTTGCCCCAGAAATTCCGACGATGGCAGAGCAGGGTTTACCGGGTTTTGAGGCAACCTCTTGGTTCTCCTTGATGGCTCCCGCGAATTTGCCAGCCGCCGTACAAATGCGTCTTAATGCCCTGACACGAGAAACCCTCAATACGCCCGAAGTAAGGAAAAAACTTCTTACTAGTGGCTTAGATCCCGCCCCCGGTAGCCCCCAGGAGCTCTCTAAGCTCATGCAAGTGGAAAGTAATAAATGGGGTAGAGTGGTTTACAAATCTGGCGCAAAATTAGAGCAGTAG
- a CDS encoding PD-(D/E)XK nuclease family protein, with amino-acid sequence MSQPFPTMTSERQAFHWEIAPNADALKELAMGIWACAQQTGKRPLVVLSTAGPLMGVRAALEQYRPQELDPQIAFLPQVMSFSDWLEAAPGSWKFPKKQTDLERWLSVYINLRKHKTLQSWFKAESEAGAWGLAQAVIDACDILSEAITPQVYEQLNILIEAGQLNSEEWAKKLQLILDETIAQAYPDLSRKIVDQESEVLLTFWRYLSGAGDAVFRKQFAMASHLGLAKANQNQARPFIWVQTADPKPIESEFMGRYLNDYAKYAPVVEITLDWQSIALWPEALSGVNAVGDLVALNLEQEQQIDTNIKAAPYQDWHLISARRFEELAWAATKSIEAHLIAGKKNIALVAQDRLAARRVRALLTRLGPTLNIRDETGWKIDTTRAAAAINSWLELIRSPKEGPTASVLLEFLQNPYLDIAACIEKPPEVCIGLVAQLEDILIASQAKSGWETFYMAIERANQYAVNHADIPNEAMLKLLQFVRERHYVWQELHLNCSNAYALLQNNLQETAMSKALMEDAAGKQLLEVIDTFDLRNSDYQNVAMRLPEWISLIKSALEDASYEEAGNGAQANLSILPLSSTRLRQFDAVVLVGCDDQHLPAFAEPPLFFSDTLSRLLKNSTLNAQYVQQARDLSQLLISCPSVALLWQSKSKNGEPLRPSAWIQRLQTQLPHLKVAAFKPNSCEGKATPLREAVAVLDQALPLPLSMSPSAYKALRDCPYKYYVRSLLGLREAKEFEDGFDASLVGQSLHALLRNFYQALKTEEQKSASPIISNSQTRRSWMERELSTISENEFKRLIEGDSRVLGTLRDWQKQIPSFVDWQLQREASGWRYHNAEHKLGFDLHFVDLDGDERVIRIEGRADRFDTNIHGQKQAEVIDYKNQSMTKLKKRAQHVLDDPQLLIYARAANEDPAGAHLQGYQVNYAQWVSLKVDIKRDKKLQRSLEIENVSELMPAFDQQITEDMQNLWSRKDMTAFAPDGVCKYCEARGVCRKGMW; translated from the coding sequence ATGTCCCAACCTTTTCCCACAATGACTTCTGAGCGCCAAGCGTTTCATTGGGAGATTGCGCCTAATGCGGATGCGCTTAAAGAGCTTGCTATGGGAATTTGGGCGTGTGCACAGCAAACTGGGAAACGGCCTTTGGTGGTTTTGAGTACAGCCGGTCCCTTGATGGGTGTTAGGGCGGCCCTTGAGCAATATCGCCCACAAGAGCTAGATCCCCAGATTGCCTTTTTGCCACAAGTGATGAGTTTTAGTGATTGGCTAGAAGCAGCTCCGGGGAGCTGGAAGTTCCCCAAGAAACAAACTGATCTAGAGCGTTGGTTATCGGTTTATATCAACCTGCGCAAACATAAAACCTTGCAAAGCTGGTTTAAAGCGGAGAGTGAAGCGGGTGCATGGGGTTTAGCACAAGCTGTGATTGATGCTTGTGACATTTTGTCTGAGGCGATTACTCCGCAAGTATATGAACAATTAAATATTTTGATTGAAGCTGGCCAACTGAATTCAGAAGAGTGGGCTAAGAAGTTACAGCTTATTTTGGATGAAACAATTGCCCAAGCGTATCCAGATCTATCGCGAAAAATTGTTGACCAAGAATCCGAAGTGCTACTTACTTTTTGGCGCTATTTGAGTGGTGCAGGTGATGCCGTTTTTCGCAAACAATTTGCTATGGCGTCCCATTTGGGATTAGCAAAAGCCAATCAAAATCAGGCTCGGCCGTTTATCTGGGTTCAGACTGCAGACCCTAAGCCGATTGAATCTGAGTTTATGGGCCGGTATTTAAACGACTACGCCAAATATGCTCCAGTTGTCGAGATTACATTAGATTGGCAGTCTATTGCCTTATGGCCTGAAGCCCTTTCAGGGGTTAATGCAGTCGGAGATCTCGTTGCGTTAAATCTAGAGCAAGAACAGCAAATTGATACCAATATCAAGGCTGCACCTTATCAAGATTGGCATTTGATTTCAGCAAGACGTTTTGAGGAATTGGCATGGGCCGCAACTAAATCGATTGAGGCACACCTTATTGCAGGTAAGAAAAATATAGCCTTGGTTGCGCAAGATCGACTTGCTGCACGACGAGTACGGGCACTATTAACACGGTTAGGCCCCACTTTAAATATTCGAGATGAAACTGGCTGGAAAATTGATACCACCAGAGCGGCAGCTGCTATCAATAGCTGGCTAGAGTTGATCCGATCCCCAAAGGAGGGTCCAACGGCAAGTGTTTTGCTGGAGTTTTTACAAAACCCTTACTTGGATATTGCAGCTTGTATAGAAAAGCCACCTGAAGTTTGTATTGGTTTAGTGGCGCAACTCGAGGATATTTTGATTGCGAGCCAAGCAAAGTCTGGCTGGGAAACCTTTTACATGGCAATTGAGCGGGCCAATCAATATGCAGTAAATCATGCCGATATTCCTAATGAGGCTATGTTAAAGCTGCTGCAATTTGTACGTGAGCGTCATTATGTTTGGCAAGAGCTGCATCTCAACTGTTCAAATGCTTATGCGCTTTTACAGAACAATTTGCAAGAAACTGCGATGAGCAAGGCTTTGATGGAGGATGCTGCGGGCAAGCAATTGTTAGAGGTGATTGATACATTTGATTTGCGTAATAGCGACTATCAAAATGTAGCAATGCGGCTGCCTGAATGGATTAGCCTGATCAAGTCGGCACTTGAAGATGCTTCTTACGAAGAGGCTGGCAATGGGGCGCAAGCAAACTTAAGTATCTTGCCATTAAGCTCAACAAGGTTGCGTCAATTTGATGCAGTAGTTTTGGTGGGCTGTGATGACCAACATCTTCCAGCATTCGCAGAGCCCCCCTTATTTTTCTCGGATACCCTCAGTCGCTTACTCAAAAATTCAACTCTGAATGCACAATATGTTCAGCAAGCGCGTGACTTATCGCAGCTATTAATTTCCTGTCCAAGCGTTGCTTTACTGTGGCAAAGTAAAAGTAAGAATGGCGAGCCGCTTAGGCCATCCGCATGGATACAGCGTTTACAGACCCAATTACCCCATTTGAAGGTGGCAGCTTTTAAGCCAAATTCTTGCGAAGGAAAAGCAACACCTCTTCGAGAGGCCGTTGCAGTATTAGATCAAGCCCTCCCTTTGCCACTATCGATGAGTCCAAGCGCATACAAGGCTTTAAGAGACTGTCCTTATAAGTATTATGTGCGAAGTTTATTGGGGCTGCGAGAAGCAAAAGAATTTGAAGATGGCTTTGATGCGTCTTTAGTTGGCCAATCACTACATGCATTGCTTAGAAACTTTTATCAAGCCTTAAAGACTGAAGAGCAAAAATCGGCATCACCAATCATTAGCAACTCTCAGACTCGTCGCTCTTGGATGGAGCGAGAGTTATCTACCATTTCGGAAAATGAATTTAAGCGGCTGATTGAGGGTGATAGTAGAGTACTGGGCACCTTACGTGATTGGCAAAAACAAATTCCTAGCTTTGTCGATTGGCAGTTGCAAAGAGAGGCAAGTGGATGGCGTTATCACAATGCAGAACACAAGCTTGGCTTTGATCTACATTTTGTTGATCTAGATGGTGATGAACGAGTCATCCGGATTGAAGGGCGCGCTGATCGTTTTGATACCAACATTCATGGCCAGAAGCAGGCGGAGGTAATTGATTATAAAAATCAGTCGATGACAAAGCTAAAAAAGCGCGCTCAACATGTTTTAGATGATCCGCAATTGCTCATTTATGCCCGTGCTGCAAATGAGGATCCTGCTGGCGCCCA
- a CDS encoding disulfide bond formation protein B — protein MSKLSFSSLAALGNQLALLAIIGMLSYAFVDQLYFGELPCPLCLMQRIGFVIIGFALVLNIRCGAHSSHYGWGIIGGLVGMMVSLRQVFLHILPGDKGFGATFLELHFYTWAYVGYVGLIAGLAILLMLPNREVRSRSLFANALVIIFILLVFANLVSTLLECGIGPCADDPVRYDGWLWLRARFGF, from the coding sequence GTGAGTAAGCTTTCTTTTTCCTCTTTAGCTGCTTTAGGCAATCAGTTAGCCTTACTAGCCATTATTGGCATGTTGTCCTATGCCTTCGTTGATCAACTCTATTTTGGTGAGCTGCCTTGCCCATTGTGTTTAATGCAACGAATTGGCTTTGTCATCATTGGTTTTGCTTTGGTATTAAATATTCGCTGTGGTGCGCATTCTTCTCATTATGGTTGGGGAATTATTGGTGGCCTTGTAGGCATGATGGTTTCCTTGCGCCAAGTCTTCCTGCATATTTTGCCTGGCGATAAAGGTTTTGGTGCGACATTTTTAGAATTGCATTTTTATACTTGGGCGTATGTCGGCTATGTTGGTCTTATCGCTGGCTTAGCCATTTTATTAATGTTGCCAAACCGTGAGGTCCGTTCGCGCTCTCTGTTTGCCAATGCACTAGTCATTATTTTTATCCTGTTGGTTTTTGCCAATCTCGTGTCAACTCTTTTAGAGTGTGGCATCGGCCCTTGCGCCGATGATCCAGTGAGGTACGATGGCTGGCTATGGTTGCGTGCCCGTTTTGGTTTCTAA
- a CDS encoding DUF5993 family protein, with product MYMFLPFLTAFIGLILVWFEKRMAGLVVLAITVGILIFWFRIHATDHLNISL from the coding sequence ATGTATATGTTTCTACCTTTTCTGACGGCATTCATCGGACTGATCCTCGTCTGGTTTGAGAAGCGGATGGCTGGTTTAGTCGTGCTCGCGATTACTGTTGGAATTCTGATTTTTTGGTTCCGCATTCATGCGACTGATCATCTGAATATTAGCCTGTGA